The Brachyspira aalborgi genome has a segment encoding these proteins:
- a CDS encoding arginase family protein, with translation MSKTIRLIYPQWQGGVISNCIPELSEEDSSRGYYLGAQLLNTLAPKNDFQETFEVPISMDISKREIKNGIMDYDFILNQSKEALKILEKNNPDKIIVFGGECSVSVIPFTFLNKKYNNDIAIIWIDAHPDITLPNDSYAGYHAMALTACIGEGDKNIMSALPSKIDASKILLVGIRDWEREEIKLRQQKYGIKHLTPKEVSKNSDLIIKWLKECGASKVLIHFDLDVLEPKELIAAVGVVENGMKIKEVVRVINDIAKEKEIVGLTIAEHIPRVEIMIKNILDRLPLIN, from the coding sequence ATGTCAAAAACTATAAGATTAATTTATCCTCAATGGCAAGGCGGAGTTATCTCTAATTGTATACCCGAGCTTTCAGAAGAGGATTCTTCAAGAGGATATTATTTGGGAGCGCAATTATTAAATACGCTCGCTCCGAAAAACGACTTTCAGGAAACTTTTGAAGTTCCAATTTCTATGGATATAAGCAAAAGAGAGATAAAAAACGGAATTATGGATTATGATTTTATTCTTAATCAAAGCAAAGAAGCTCTTAAAATACTTGAAAAAAATAATCCCGATAAAATAATAGTATTCGGCGGAGAATGTTCCGTAAGCGTAATTCCTTTTACTTTTCTTAATAAAAAATATAATAACGATATCGCTATAATTTGGATTGACGCTCATCCTGATATTACTCTTCCAAACGATTCTTATGCAGGATATCATGCAATGGCTTTAACGGCTTGTATAGGTGAAGGCGATAAAAATATAATGTCCGCTCTTCCAAGCAAAATAGACGCTTCAAAAATTTTATTGGTTGGAATAAGAGATTGGGAGAGAGAAGAGATAAAATTAAGACAACAAAAATACGGAATTAAACATTTGACTCCTAAAGAAGTTTCTAAAAATAGCGACTTAATAATAAAATGGCTTAAAGAATGCGGCGCTTCAAAAGTTTTAATTCATTTTGATTTGGATGTCCTCGAACCTAAAGAATTAATAGCGGCTGTCGGAGTCGTTGAAAACGGAATGAAAATAAAAGAAGTAGTTAGAGTTATAAACGATATCGCTAAAGAAAAAGAAATTGTAGGTTTAACTATAGCGGAACATATCCCGAGAGTTGAGATTATGATAAA
- a CDS encoding transglycosylase SLT domain-containing protein, which translates to MLFVNSCDTFDMYVRKGLEGVNLYELTVYGEALGKDVKVVELAGFDVNNFRNERVSYYINMYQGNWKPHMQRIIDRAQIYLPYIKQVFKEKNVPEDLIYLPIIESSFNPQAISHAGAAGLWQFMPMTGAIYNLKVNYWADDRFDPERSTKAAAEHLIRLDKNFKSWVIALAAYNAGGGRISRAIKKAKSNNFDDLVKADVLPKETREYIPKYVAAVIIAKNPERFGFKINKPNVIFPQGDLVYIDDAADLSIIAEMIEVDTADLKALNPHLARNVTPPSMIRYPLRIPEGKEKKFYDTFGSIPAEERITFRKHEVKMNETLSHLSRFYNVPIQAIVEINKLKSKNINIGQQVMIPIQGLDNAKQVDIAQYEEERERLRDGRFVYFESLPPPDYEYKDIMYHIREGDTLWIIARKFKIDISEIKAWNKLKNNVLSVGSEIFLRIPVNRD; encoded by the coding sequence ATATTATTCGTAAATTCATGCGATACTTTCGATATGTATGTAAGAAAAGGTTTGGAAGGAGTTAATTTATACGAGCTTACCGTTTACGGCGAGGCTTTGGGTAAAGATGTAAAAGTTGTAGAACTTGCAGGCTTCGATGTAAATAATTTTAGAAATGAGAGAGTTTCTTATTATATAAATATGTATCAAGGAAATTGGAAACCTCATATGCAAAGAATAATAGACAGAGCGCAGATTTATTTGCCTTATATAAAACAAGTTTTTAAAGAAAAAAATGTTCCCGAAGATTTGATATATTTGCCAATAATTGAAAGTAGCTTTAATCCTCAAGCAATTTCGCATGCAGGAGCGGCGGGACTTTGGCAGTTTATGCCAATGACGGGAGCTATATATAATCTTAAAGTTAATTATTGGGCGGACGATAGATTTGACCCTGAACGCTCAACTAAAGCGGCGGCGGAGCATTTAATAAGACTCGATAAAAATTTTAAATCTTGGGTTATAGCTTTAGCGGCTTATAACGCGGGGGGCGGAAGAATTTCAAGAGCTATAAAAAAAGCTAAAAGCAATAATTTTGACGATTTAGTTAAAGCGGATGTTTTGCCAAAAGAAACTAGAGAATATATACCAAAATATGTGGCGGCGGTTATAATAGCTAAAAATCCCGAAAGATTCGGATTTAAAATAAACAAGCCTAATGTAATTTTTCCTCAAGGCGATTTGGTTTATATTGACGATGCGGCGGATTTATCTATAATTGCAGAAATGATTGAAGTCGACACGGCGGATTTGAAAGCTTTAAATCCTCATTTGGCAAGAAATGTAACTCCTCCTTCAATGATTAGATATCCTTTAAGAATTCCCGAAGGAAAAGAGAAAAAATTTTACGATACATTTGGCAGTATTCCTGCAGAAGAGAGAATTACTTTCAGAAAGCATGAAGTTAAAATGAATGAAACTCTTTCGCATCTATCGAGATTTTATAATGTTCCTATTCAGGCTATAGTTGAAATAAATAAATTAAAATCTAAAAATATAAATATCGGGCAGCAGGTTATGATTCCAATTCAGGGATTAGATAACGCTAAACAAGTAGATATAGCACAATACGAAGAGGAAAGAGAGAGACTTCGAGACGGAAGATTTGTTTATTTTGAATCTTTGCCTCCGCCCGATTACGAATATAAAGATATAATGTATCATATAAGAGAAGGCGATACTCTTTGGATTATAGCGAGAAAATTTAAAATTGATATTTCGGAAATAAAGGCTTGGAATAAATTAAAAAACAATGTTCTTTCTGTTGGCAGCGAAATATTTTTAAGAATTCCCGTAAATAGAGATTAA
- the trxB gene encoding thioredoxin-disulfide reductase — translation MSENIYDSIIVGGGPAGLSAMLYLGRALTNSLLIEKKGIGGQMMNTDTIENYLGFPEEISSFELVDRMQKHAEKFSKNPIEYDEIIKVENINDKIKTLLTADGKTYKTKSIILAMGGFPRKLGAKGEEKFSGRGVSYCATCDGAFYRNKTVAVVGGGNSAFDESYFLTRFVNKIYLVHRRKEFRADAINVKHLTDTGKVEYVLDSVIEEICGEEKVSSVKIKNVLDNKIHEQAVDGIFVFVGQEPATDFLKDTGLDMKETGQIKVDLATMSTNIKGVFACGDSVVKPVRQVANAVGEGAIAAMMATEYLQHL, via the coding sequence ATGTCTGAAAATATATACGATTCTATTATAGTGGGTGGAGGACCCGCTGGACTTTCAGCTATGTTATATTTGGGAAGAGCTTTAACAAATTCTTTGCTTATTGAAAAAAAAGGAATTGGCGGGCAGATGATGAATACCGATACTATTGAAAATTATTTAGGATTTCCCGAAGAGATAAGTTCTTTTGAGCTTGTCGATAGAATGCAAAAGCATGCCGAAAAATTTTCTAAAAATCCGATAGAATACGATGAAATAATAAAAGTTGAAAATATTAACGATAAAATAAAAACTTTATTAACAGCCGATGGAAAAACTTATAAAACAAAAAGCATAATACTCGCTATGGGCGGTTTTCCTAGAAAATTGGGAGCGAAAGGAGAAGAAAAATTTTCGGGAAGAGGCGTTTCATATTGCGCAACTTGTGACGGAGCATTTTACAGAAATAAAACCGTTGCCGTTGTAGGAGGAGGAAATAGCGCTTTTGACGAATCTTATTTTTTAACAAGATTTGTAAATAAAATATATTTGGTTCATAGAAGAAAAGAGTTTAGAGCGGATGCGATAAATGTTAAACATTTAACAGACACGGGAAAAGTAGAATATGTTTTAGATTCCGTTATTGAAGAGATTTGCGGAGAAGAGAAAGTTTCAAGCGTGAAAATAAAAAATGTTTTAGATAATAAAATTCATGAGCAAGCGGTTGACGGAATATTTGTATTCGTTGGACAAGAGCCAGCTACCGATTTCTTAAAAGATACGGGACTCGATATGAAAGAAACAGGACAAATAAAAGTAGATTTAGCCACAATGTCTACAAATATTAAAGGCGTATTTGCATGCGGAGATTCGGTAGTAAAACCAGTTCGTCAGGTTGCAAACGCAGTCGGAGAAGGAGCAATTGCTGCAATGATGGCTACGGAATATTTACAGCATTTATAG
- a CDS encoding UDP-N-acetylmuramoyl-tripeptide--D-alanyl-D-alanine ligase, with product MGKTCLKDIIKVAKELKADYLKNIEKEENKELYISTDSREDFNNDKIFLAIKGEKFNGNDFALDCYNKGCRYFILSENIKMPEDAKVFYYDDTIIFFIKLAREYRRRFDIPIIAITGSCGKTTTKELTALFLSTKYKVLKTEGNLNNEIGVPKTIFNLDKTFQIAIIEAGMNHKNELLRISEAIESDLILINNIEEVHLSNLGSIKNIALAKSELFNNAKKNAIAIINKNSNQVETLMKEAKKKNLNIIEIDIKDIIKIDNQTFEYKGIIFKHNLIGDFNLNNILSALKIAEIYNTDLKECSKILINYKSPKNRMQIININKCIIINDCYNSNPSALKNMINYLSKRKENKKIAVIGDMLEIEPKSEFYHREIGDLINSLNNINVVIACGNYSKYIYETVNCEKYYFEKAEYSISKIKEFIKEDTAILIKASLGMNFNIIIENLK from the coding sequence ATGGGAAAAACTTGCTTAAAAGATATAATAAAAGTTGCAAAAGAATTAAAAGCCGATTATTTAAAAAATATAGAAAAAGAAGAAAATAAAGAATTATATATTTCAACCGACAGTAGAGAAGATTTTAATAACGATAAAATTTTTTTAGCGATAAAAGGAGAAAAATTTAACGGAAACGATTTCGCTTTAGATTGTTATAATAAAGGCTGCAGATATTTTATTTTAAGCGAAAACATAAAAATGCCCGAAGATGCTAAAGTTTTTTATTATGACGATACGATTATTTTTTTTATAAAACTTGCAAGAGAATATAGACGAAGATTCGATATTCCGATTATTGCTATAACGGGAAGTTGCGGAAAAACAACGACTAAAGAATTAACGGCTTTATTTTTATCGACAAAATACAAAGTTCTTAAAACGGAAGGAAATTTAAATAATGAAATCGGAGTTCCTAAAACAATTTTTAATTTAGATAAAACTTTTCAAATAGCGATTATTGAAGCGGGAATGAATCATAAAAACGAACTTTTAAGAATATCGGAAGCTATAGAATCCGATTTAATTTTAATAAATAATATTGAAGAAGTTCATTTATCTAATTTAGGCTCTATAAAAAATATAGCTTTGGCAAAAAGCGAATTATTTAATAACGCGAAAAAAAACGCTATAGCCATAATAAATAAAAATTCAAATCAAGTAGAAACTTTAATGAAAGAAGCTAAAAAGAAAAATCTAAATATAATTGAAATTGACATTAAAGATATAATTAAAATTGATAATCAAACTTTTGAATATAAAGGAATTATTTTTAAACATAATTTAATCGGAGATTTTAATTTAAATAATATTTTATCGGCATTGAAAATAGCGGAAATTTATAATACGGATTTAAAAGAATGCTCTAAAATTTTAATAAATTATAAATCGCCAAAAAATAGAATGCAGATAATAAATATAAACAAATGCATTATAATAAACGACTGCTATAATTCAAATCCTTCCGCTTTAAAAAATATGATTAATTATTTATCGAAAAGAAAAGAGAATAAAAAAATTGCGGTAATTGGAGATATGCTTGAAATTGAACCTAAAAGCGAATTCTATCATAGAGAGATTGGCGATTTGATTAATTCTTTAAATAATATAAATGTGGTTATAGCTTGCGGAAATTATTCAAAATATATTTATGAAACGGTTAATTGCGAAAAATATTATTTTGAAAAAGCGGAATATTCTATTTCTAAAATAAAAGAGTTTATAAAAGAAGATACGGCAATTTTAATAAAAGCATCTTTGGGAATGAATTTCAATATTATTATTGAAAATTTAAAATAA
- a CDS encoding DNA-methyltransferase: MKGTKTSSFGTKGRVAHDSSKFYNSKLYKEIKNNNSDIIVNEFPNELLNTIIASSCENMKDIPNNSLHLMITSPPYNVSKEYDNDLSLNEYLSLLKNCFTETYRVLVDGGRACINIANIGRKPYIPLSDYVSKIMIEIGFNMRGEIIWNKSAGAGISTAWGSFQSASNPILRDVHEYILIFSKGNYKRERNKEEKELRKDNITKEEFIEWTKSVWTMNTESAKRIGHPAPFPEELPNRLIKLFSFTNDIVIDPFMGSGTTAIAAIKNNRNFVGYEINKEYINLANNRILNLKEKIS; this comes from the coding sequence ATGAAAGGAACTAAAACAAGCTCATTTGGAACGAAAGGAAGAGTAGCTCATGATTCTTCTAAATTTTATAATTCAAAATTATATAAAGAGATAAAAAATAATAATTCTGATATTATCGTTAATGAATTTCCAAACGAATTATTAAATACAATTATTGCTAGTTCATGCGAGAATATGAAAGATATTCCTAATAATTCTCTGCATTTAATGATAACCTCTCCGCCTTATAATGTATCGAAAGAATATGATAATGATTTATCTCTAAACGAATATTTGAGTTTACTTAAAAATTGTTTTACTGAAACTTATAGAGTATTGGTTGATGGAGGACGGGCTTGTATTAATATAGCGAATATTGGCAGAAAACCTTATATACCGTTATCCGATTATGTATCAAAAATTATGATTGAAATCGGTTTTAATATGCGAGGTGAAATTATTTGGAATAAATCCGCAGGCGCTGGAATATCTACGGCTTGGGGAAGTTTTCAAAGCGCTAGTAATCCTATATTGAGAGATGTTCATGAATATATTTTAATTTTTTCTAAAGGCAATTATAAAAGAGAAAGAAATAAAGAAGAAAAAGAATTAAGAAAAGATAATATAACTAAAGAAGAGTTTATAGAATGGACTAAAAGCGTTTGGACTATGAATACTGAAAGCGCAAAGAGAATAGGGCATCCCGCTCCTTTTCCTGAAGAATTACCGAATAGATTAATAAAACTTTTTTCATTTACAAACGATATTGTAATAGACCCGTTTATGGGAAGCGGAACTACAGCTATAGCTGCGATAAAGAATAATAGAAATTTTGTAGGTTATGAAATAAATAAAGAATATATTAATCTCGCTAATAATAGAATATTAAACTTGAAAGAAAAAATTTCATAA
- a CDS encoding helix-turn-helix domain-containing protein, producing MKVISGRFLSKTELINKILRDIIIAILFIAILVFIYFQIRSPIPVKFIFKSLFQDVKNNVIEEYSKIYYPTYYFSMQMTPIFDTIGQSEDIYKVLITNFFPKHNFIENAAMRFGNSYMAITKEGEGYKVIGNIVTNNESNAYHSMPFEQISIDSFYVRNNKPYIHLLYIASEDIAFEYNALFNINLQAIDINNIKDIYAYLVTGNSKITFPISESTTNESPSDYMEIANILTERFFESEDDILKISYNNKNYWGYKGIFTVANNTNQIGIIIPEKALIKRIQVPALLIFILFVIIVISIIIVLATHYVKIIEDLMTNHVDIKKIINEGESAVVEFKSTLRYDSYSEKINKSLEEVIMKSIAAFANAEGGRLFIGISDDGKILGLDYDYSTLKQGNKDFFELHLRTLIENYYGNSFSAECIRIDFIEEEGKDICIVYINKSNKPIYTKITNKQGAKEEKFFIRVGNSSREIASASEIIAYVNKHFKKF from the coding sequence ATGAAAGTTATATCTGGGAGATTTCTCTCAAAAACGGAATTAATAAATAAAATATTGAGAGATATTATTATAGCGATATTATTCATAGCCATATTAGTTTTCATATACTTTCAAATACGAAGTCCTATTCCCGTTAAATTTATTTTTAAATCTTTATTTCAAGATGTAAAAAATAATGTAATTGAAGAATATTCTAAAATATATTATCCGACTTATTATTTTTCAATGCAAATGACGCCGATATTTGACACTATAGGACAGTCGGAAGATATATACAAAGTTTTAATTACAAATTTTTTCCCTAAACATAACTTTATTGAAAATGCGGCAATGCGATTTGGAAATAGTTATATGGCAATAACGAAAGAAGGAGAAGGCTATAAAGTTATAGGAAATATAGTTACCAATAACGAAAGTAACGCTTATCATTCAATGCCTTTTGAACAAATAAGTATCGATTCTTTTTATGTAAGAAATAATAAACCTTATATTCATTTGCTTTATATAGCGAGCGAAGATATAGCTTTTGAATATAACGCTTTGTTTAATATTAATTTGCAGGCAATAGATATAAATAATATTAAAGATATATACGCTTATTTGGTAACGGGAAACAGTAAAATAACTTTTCCAATATCCGAATCTACAACCAACGAAAGCCCTTCCGATTATATGGAAATTGCAAATATTCTAACCGAAAGATTTTTTGAATCTGAAGACGATATATTAAAAATTTCTTATAATAATAAAAATTATTGGGGATATAAAGGCATTTTTACGGTTGCAAATAATACAAATCAAATCGGAATAATAATTCCCGAAAAGGCTTTAATAAAGAGAATACAAGTTCCCGCGCTTTTAATATTTATTTTATTTGTTATTATAGTGATTTCTATTATAATAGTTCTTGCGACTCATTATGTAAAAATAATAGAAGATTTAATGACAAATCATGTAGATATAAAGAAAATTATAAACGAAGGCGAAAGCGCTGTAGTTGAATTTAAATCTACTTTAAGATACGACAGTTATAGCGAAAAAATAAATAAATCTTTGGAAGAGGTTATAATGAAGTCAATCGCAGCTTTTGCCAATGCCGAAGGCGGAAGATTATTTATAGGAATATCGGACGATGGAAAAATTTTAGGTTTGGATTATGATTATTCCACTTTAAAGCAGGGAAATAAAGATTTTTTTGAACTTCATTTAAGAACTCTTATAGAAAATTATTACGGAAATTCTTTTTCGGCGGAATGCATAAGGATTGATTTTATAGAAGAAGAAGGCAAAGATATATGCATAGTTTATATTAATAAAAGCAATAAACCAATATATACAAAAATAACTAATAAACAAGGCGCTAAAGAAGAAAAATTCTTTATAAGAGTCGGAAATTCTTCAAGAGAGATAGCGAGCGCAAGCGAAATAATCGCCTATGTAAATAAGCATTTCAAAAAGTTTTAA
- a CDS encoding DEAD/DEAH box helicase family protein, which produces MFHSIITKKRDIWYKSKDCAVNGIINYIQKQNKLRDAQIEAIKTYLYLKIACDNKPLWRLFYEGTFNSLELDTLKISHNLRKYLKANPQALSLYQYALYNNKQNLIQCIEKEYNGIDYKSFFMKLFYEVDYTDYLFSLPMGAGKTYLMASFIYLDLYFAKNEIKNKNFAHNFIILVPSGLKTSILPSLKTIQTFEPSWIVPEPSASNLKRLIKFEILNESKTDKKSNKIRNPNVAKISSYQPYSNMFGIVLITNAEKVILDKIDKEPTLYKDATNEEKLSWIEANELRNTISKIPNLSIFIDEVHHAAKDNIKLRQVVNEWNKNGSINMAAGFSGTPYLKNKEKIQLNDIIIEYKEISNIVYYYPLIKGIGNFLKTPTVKISYSSNRLEIVESGLREFLENDTKYKNNLGSKIAIYCGNIENLENIIYPKVCEILLEYKINHNKAVLKFHKGNSYYPEPKDAQYIFDNLDSPLSKIKVILLVQIGKEGWDCKSLSAVILSQEGDCPTNMTLQTSCRCLRQVEKNKDEKALIYLNETNANKLSMQLKAEQQISIEEFQKGAQKEQIQINRYDRTKQLNLPFIDFYQIKLEYESVLNRKSNPKEDLSKLDCIENEQTLIIEKDFKDNIINQNIEEYIQKEEYANFNQWLYKIQKNSFYTIKLKELKTYKDELKNIFNNITYAKNEKLYFDDKYNKTEIESLIRKAFSDKRDFNIKKEILPQSAELLLVERLISPLFVESKEERRFIPEQEEVKSIIDEDNGKLGRELTKKELQAIEMLKQTGNEDVISLMQSKTKKHPHRDKTYHYLPYRTDSDFEISIFNQILTLQDFNDFGLEIYYNGESNLTNFRIFTYKDNISLGYYTPDFLIIKRIKNKIDKILILETKGAVFSKNFEDKKNFMQEFININNKEYGYNRFEFLYIEDSNEKAIIEIDKKLKDFFS; this is translated from the coding sequence ATGTTTCATTCGATAATTACTAAAAAACGAGATATTTGGTATAAATCTAAAGATTGTGCCGTAAACGGAATTATAAACTATATACAAAAACAAAATAAATTAAGAGACGCTCAAATCGAAGCTATAAAAACTTATTTATATCTCAAAATAGCATGCGATAATAAACCTTTATGGCGACTTTTTTATGAAGGAACTTTTAATTCTTTAGAGCTTGATACTCTCAAAATATCTCATAATTTACGAAAATACCTCAAAGCAAATCCACAGGCATTATCTCTCTATCAATACGCTTTATATAACAATAAGCAAAATCTTATTCAATGCATTGAAAAAGAATATAACGGTATTGATTACAAATCTTTTTTCATGAAACTTTTTTACGAAGTAGATTATACGGATTATTTATTTTCTTTACCTATGGGAGCGGGTAAAACTTATTTAATGGCAAGCTTTATTTATCTTGATTTATATTTTGCTAAAAATGAAATAAAAAATAAAAATTTCGCTCATAATTTTATTATATTAGTTCCATCAGGATTAAAAACTTCTATCTTGCCAAGCCTCAAAACTATACAAACATTTGAGCCTTCATGGATTGTTCCAGAACCGAGCGCCTCAAATCTAAAAAGATTAATAAAATTTGAAATTCTAAACGAAAGTAAAACGGATAAAAAAAGCAATAAAATTAGAAATCCGAATGTGGCAAAAATTTCTTCATATCAGCCTTATTCAAATATGTTCGGAATAGTTTTGATTACAAACGCCGAAAAAGTAATTTTAGATAAAATAGATAAAGAGCCTACCTTGTATAAAGATGCGACTAACGAAGAAAAACTTTCTTGGATAGAAGCAAACGAATTGCGTAATACGATATCAAAAATACCAAATCTCAGTATTTTTATTGACGAAGTGCATCATGCGGCAAAAGATAATATTAAACTTAGGCAAGTCGTTAATGAATGGAATAAAAACGGTTCTATAAATATGGCGGCGGGATTTTCAGGAACGCCTTACTTGAAAAATAAAGAAAAGATACAATTAAACGATATTATAATAGAATATAAAGAAATTTCTAATATCGTATATTATTATCCGCTTATTAAAGGAATAGGCAACTTCTTAAAAACTCCTACCGTAAAAATATCTTATAGTTCAAATAGATTAGAGATTGTAGAAAGCGGCTTAAGAGAATTTCTTGAAAACGATACAAAATACAAAAATAATTTAGGCTCAAAAATAGCTATTTATTGCGGGAATATTGAAAATCTTGAAAATATTATTTATCCTAAAGTATGCGAAATTCTTTTAGAATATAAAATTAACCATAACAAAGCCGTATTGAAATTTCATAAAGGAAATAGCTATTATCCAGAACCAAAAGACGCTCAATATATTTTTGATAATCTCGATTCCCCTTTATCTAAAATTAAAGTTATATTGCTTGTTCAAATCGGCAAAGAAGGTTGGGATTGCAAAAGTTTAAGCGCCGTAATATTATCTCAGGAAGGAGATTGTCCTACAAATATGACGCTTCAAACAAGCTGCAGATGTTTGCGTCAAGTAGAAAAAAATAAAGACGAAAAAGCTTTAATTTATCTTAACGAAACAAACGCTAATAAACTTTCAATGCAACTTAAAGCCGAACAACAAATAAGCATAGAAGAATTTCAAAAAGGAGCGCAAAAAGAACAAATACAAATCAATCGTTATGATAGAACAAAACAGCTAAATCTTCCGTTTATTGATTTTTATCAAATAAAACTCGAATATGAAAGCGTCCTTAATAGAAAATCGAATCCAAAAGAAGATTTATCAAAATTAGATTGTATAGAAAACGAACAAACTTTAATTATAGAAAAAGATTTTAAAGATAATATTATAAATCAAAATATCGAAGAATATATTCAAAAAGAAGAATACGCAAATTTTAATCAATGGCTTTATAAAATTCAAAAAAATAGTTTTTATACTATAAAATTAAAAGAGCTTAAAACCTATAAAGACGAACTTAAAAATATTTTTAATAATATTACTTATGCTAAAAATGAAAAACTATACTTTGACGATAAATACAATAAAACGGAAATAGAATCTTTAATAAGAAAAGCGTTCAGCGACAAAAGAGACTTTAATATAAAAAAAGAAATATTGCCTCAAAGCGCCGAACTTTTGCTTGTAGAAAGATTAATATCTCCTTTATTTGTGGAAAGCAAGGAAGAGAGAAGATTTATTCCCGAGCAAGAAGAAGTAAAATCTATTATTGACGAAGATAACGGCAAATTAGGAAGAGAGTTAACAAAAAAAGAATTGCAAGCTATAGAAATGTTAAAACAAACGGGCAACGAAGATGTAATTTCGCTTATGCAATCTAAAACTAAAAAACATCCTCATAGAGATAAAACCTATCATTATTTGCCATATAGAACCGACAGCGATTTTGAAATATCTATTTTTAATCAAATTCTTACTTTGCAGGATTTCAACGATTTTGGACTTGAAATTTATTATAACGGAGAATCTAATCTTACAAATTTCAGAATCTTTACATATAAAGATAATATAAGTTTAGGATATTATACGCCAGACTTTTTGATTATTAAACGAATTAAAAATAAAATAGATAAAATATTAATATTAGAAACTAAAGGCGCGGTTTTTTCAAAGAATTTTGAAGATAAAAAAAATTTTATGCAAGAATTTATAAATATAAATAATAAAGAATACGGCTATAATAGATTTGAATTTCTTTATATAGAAGATTCCAACGAAAAAGCTATTATAGAAATAGATAAAAAACTTAAAGATTTTTTTAGTTAA